A stretch of Azospirillum brasilense DNA encodes these proteins:
- a CDS encoding DUF3750 domain-containing protein gives MTATILVILMTLVLLLAGPAFVIASGTATLGVDWSRADRKSVGLAPDPATTQEAVVQVYAARALSWRGAFGTHPWFAVKPAGASAYTVYEVIGWRVYRGLPAVAVSKRDPDGRWFGSAPAVLAELRGPAAEAAIPKIAEAAQSYPYAGEYRIWPGPNSNTFAAWVGRAVPELRLDLPSTALGKDYLGTGLIARAPSGTGWQVSLFGLAGLLLAQEEGFEVNLLGMTFGVDPFDLAVKIPGVGRLALNAPAPTAPAAESPPPG, from the coding sequence ATGACGGCCACCATCCTGGTGATTTTGATGACGCTGGTCCTGCTGCTGGCCGGTCCGGCCTTCGTGATCGCGTCGGGAACGGCGACGCTGGGGGTCGACTGGAGCCGGGCGGACCGCAAGTCGGTCGGCCTCGCCCCCGATCCCGCCACGACGCAGGAGGCGGTGGTGCAGGTCTACGCCGCCCGCGCCCTGTCCTGGCGCGGCGCCTTCGGCACGCACCCGTGGTTCGCGGTGAAGCCGGCGGGGGCGTCGGCCTACACCGTTTATGAGGTGATCGGCTGGCGGGTCTACCGCGGCCTGCCGGCGGTGGCGGTCAGCAAACGCGATCCGGACGGGCGCTGGTTCGGTTCGGCCCCCGCCGTGCTGGCCGAGCTGCGCGGCCCCGCCGCCGAGGCCGCCATTCCCAAGATCGCCGAGGCCGCCCAGAGCTACCCCTACGCCGGGGAATACCGAATCTGGCCCGGCCCGAACAGCAACACCTTCGCCGCCTGGGTGGGGCGGGCGGTGCCGGAACTGCGGCTCGACCTGCCCTCCACCGCCCTGGGCAAGGACTATCTGGGCACCGGCCTGATCGCGCGGGCGCCCAGCGGCACGGGCTGGCAGGTCAGCCTGTTCGGCCTTGCCGGCCTCCTCCTGGCCCAGGAGGAAGGGTTCGAGGTGAACCTGCTGGGCATGACCTTCGGGGTCGATCCCTTCGATCTCGCGGTCAAGATCCCGGGCGTCGGGCGGTTGGCACTGAACGCCCCCGCCCCGACGGCCCCGGCCGCTGAAAGCCCGCCGCCGGGCTGA
- a CDS encoding LOG family protein produces MKDSRPNHESAAYRIAFEDRDFLLSEPMRGVRFMLEYAKPESELKAWGIRSTIVVYGSARVPSPERAEQLLRDARTLEERQQAERRAKQAAWYEEARAFGRIVSERGGALAPTEDGQRDNVIATGGGPGLMEAANRGAQEVGAPSIGFNISLPQEPHPNPYSTPELTFRFHYFAIRKMHLAMRANGLAIFPGGFGTFDEAFEILNLRNTNKASRLPIVFVGRDYWNEVVNFRALADHGMISAGDLELFDIADTAEEAWDCMTRLGLKRGNPPLGPAGTGMSAAEEN; encoded by the coding sequence ATGAAGGACAGCAGGCCGAACCACGAATCCGCCGCCTACCGCATCGCCTTCGAGGACCGCGATTTCCTGTTGAGCGAGCCGATGCGCGGGGTGCGTTTCATGCTCGAATACGCCAAGCCGGAATCGGAGCTGAAGGCCTGGGGCATCCGCTCCACCATCGTGGTCTACGGCAGCGCGCGGGTGCCTTCGCCCGAGCGGGCGGAGCAGCTTCTCCGCGACGCCCGGACGCTGGAGGAGCGGCAACAGGCCGAACGGCGGGCCAAGCAGGCGGCCTGGTACGAGGAGGCGCGGGCCTTCGGGCGCATCGTGTCGGAGCGCGGCGGCGCCCTGGCGCCGACCGAGGACGGGCAGCGGGACAACGTGATCGCCACCGGCGGCGGTCCCGGCCTGATGGAGGCCGCCAACCGCGGCGCGCAGGAGGTCGGGGCGCCGAGCATCGGCTTCAACATCAGCCTGCCGCAGGAACCGCACCCCAACCCCTACAGCACGCCGGAACTGACCTTCCGCTTCCATTATTTCGCCATCCGGAAAATGCATCTGGCGATGCGCGCCAACGGGCTGGCGATCTTCCCCGGCGGTTTCGGCACCTTCGACGAAGCGTTCGAGATCCTGAACCTGCGCAACACCAACAAGGCCTCCCGCCTGCCCATCGTCTTCGTCGGGCGCGACTATTGGAACGAGGTGGTGAATTTCCGCGCCCTGGCCGACCACGGCATGATCAGCGCCGGCGACCTGGAACTGTTCGACATCGCCGACACGGCGGAGGAGGCGTGGGACTGCATGACCCGGCTCGGCCTCAAGCGCGGCAACCCGCCGCTCGGCCCCGCCGGCACCGGCATGTCGGCGGCCGAGGAGAACTGA